The Priestia megaterium NBRC 15308 = ATCC 14581 region AATGCGAAAAAACCAAAAGAAGTTGCTACAGAGCTTCCTTTAGATAAACTATTAATTGAAACAGACTGTCCTTATCTGACTCCTCATCCATTCCGCGGCAAGCGCAATGAACCTGGTTATGTTTCATACGTAGCAGAGCAAATTGCAGAGTTAAAAGGTATAACGTATGAAGAATTAGCTGATATTACAACAGCTAACGCTAAAAAGCTATTTGGCATTAATGATTAAAACTTTTTCTCATATAACAATCATTTTCGTGTTAAAGTAAAGATAGGCGCAGAGGAGAATGTTATCCTCTGCCTTTTTCAGTTAAAATAACAGGTAGATGTTTTTTAATTTAGTTGATAATAAGATAAAACGTTGATTTCATAGAAGAAAAATGATGTGCGCAACTAGCATTTCATTTTTACTGAAAAGCAAATGAACAAAACTGAATGTTTTGGAGGAAGCAATGAAGATTAAAGAAATTATTGTAGTAGAAGGCCGAGATGACACTGTAGCAATTAAACGTGCAGTGGATGCGGATACCATTGAGACAAATGGATCAGCTGTAAATGAAGAAACCATTGAGAAAGTAAAATTAGCTCAAAAAACACGAGGCGTGATTATTTTTACAGATCCAGATTATCCAGGACAGCGAATTCGAAATATTGTTTCAGAACGTGTTCCCGGATGTAAACATGCATTCTTAGATAAAGAAGAGGCTCGCCCTAAAAATGGCAAAGGTATTGGAGTTGAACATGCTTCTATTGCATCTATTCAAAAAGCACTAAAAGATGTGAAGCAAGAGTGGATGGGGGCAGCTATGGAGATTTCTCAAGAGGATTTAATCGTAGCTCGTTTGAT contains the following coding sequences:
- the rnmV gene encoding ribonuclease M5 codes for the protein MKIKEIIVVEGRDDTVAIKRAVDADTIETNGSAVNEETIEKVKLAQKTRGVIIFTDPDYPGQRIRNIVSERVPGCKHAFLDKEEARPKNGKGIGVEHASIASIQKALKDVKQEWMGAAMEISQEDLIVARLIGDSKAKSRRERIGKLLKIGYANGKQLHKRLQMFQISKEDFIRAVEQINKEEKGSC